In Taeniopygia guttata chromosome 2, bTaeGut7.mat, whole genome shotgun sequence, one genomic interval encodes:
- the CHPF2 gene encoding chondroitin sulfate glucuronyltransferase isoform X2, protein MYFLYRTRYIQTELGFHERLFVAVLTSKATLNTLAVAVNKTVAHHFPRLLYFTGLRSAKVPHGMVLVAHGDERPIWLMYETMNYIHQHFGSDYDWFYIMQDDTYAQAEQVKALVTHLSINQDVYLGRAEEFIGGDEQARYCHGGFGYLLSRSLLLKLHPHLDSCRNEILSVRPDEWLGRCIIDFLGITCVSQLQGQHYHTYELAKNTELEKEEEEDFQAALAVHPVSDMTLMYRLHKQFSRIQLDRVYQEIQDLQMQIRNLTALTPAGEAGVTWPVGINAPFLPKSRFEVISWDYFTEQHLFSCPDGSPKCELSGASKADVSEIIESAVEQLNRLYQPLLRFSKRQLLNGYRRFDPTRGMEYTLDLLLEAATQKGHSHVLAKRVSLVRPLSKVEIIPMPYVTEATRVQLVLPLTVQDLDFVANFLDMFAMNTLDTHDNALLTLLFIYHPYDAQRVGQVDVFAGVKAMVGELEKRYAEVKIPWISVKTEVPSQVKLMDIVSKKHPVDTLFFLASVWTEINMEFLNRCRMNTISNWQVFFPVHFQEFNPALVYRGEQTASSSTDFLRDGHFDRHSFAEACFYNSDYMTARTKLAADILDRDEVLENMEVFDVFLHYSGLHVFRAVEPGLVQKYTLRSCNPRLSEELYHRCVLSNLEGLASRSHLAMALFEQEQANST, encoded by the exons ATGTACTTCCTTTACAGAACTCGCTACATTCAGACAGAATTGGGATTCCATGAGAGACTGTTTGTGGCTGTGCTGACCTCCAAGGCCACGCTGAACACGTTGGCAGTGGCAGTGAACAAGACCGTGGCCCACCACTTCCCACGCCTGCTCTACTTCACCGGGCTGCGCAGTGCCAAGGTGCCCCATGGCATGGTGCTGGTGGCCCACGGCGACGAGAGGCCCATTTGGCTCATGTATGAGACCATGAACTATATCCATCAGCATTTTGGTTCTGACTATGACTGGTTCTACATCATGCAGGATGACACCTATGCCCAAGCTGAGCAGGTCAAGGCTCTGGTGACACACCTGAGTATTAACCAAGATGTGTACCTGGGGCGAGCGGAGGAGTTCATCGGGGGAGATGAGCAGGCCCGCTACTGTCACGGGGGCTTTGGCTACCTGCTGTCCCGTAGCCTCTTGCTCAAGCTCCACCCACACCTGGACAGCTGTCGCAATGAGATCCTCAGCGTGCGCCCAGATGAGTGGCTAGGTCGTTGCATCATTGATTTCCTTGGCATCACTTGTGTTTCCCAGCTCCAG GGCCAGCATTATCACACTTATGAATTAGCCAAGAATACTGAactggagaaggaagaagaagaggacTTCCAAGCAGCTCTTGCGGTGCACCCTGTTTCTGACATGACCCTGATGTACCGGCTGCACAAGCAGTTCAGCAGGATCCAGCTGGACAGAGTCTATCAGGAGATCCAGGACCTCCAG ATGCAGATCAGGAACCTGACAGCACTGACCCCTGCAGGTGAGGCAGGTGTGACCTGGCCTGTGGGCATTAATGCCCCTTTCCTTCCAAAGTCCCGTTTTGAGGTGATCAGCTGGGACTACTTCACGGAACAGCACCTCTTCTCCTGTCCCGATGGCTCCCCAAAATGCGAGCTCTCCGGAGCCAGTAAGGCAGATGTCAGCGAAATCATTGAGTCTGCAGTGGAGCAGCTGAACCGTCTCTATCAGCCCCTGCTTCGCTTCAGCAAGCGGCAGCTGCTGAACGGCTACCGGCGCTTCGACCCCACGCGGGGCATGGAATACACCCTGGACCTGCTCCTGGAGGCTGCCACCCAGAAGGGTCACAGTCATGTTCTGGCCAAGCGAGTGAGCTTGGTCCGACCCTTAAGTAAGGTGGAAATTATTCCCATGCCATATGTGACAGAAGCCACACGGGTGCAATTGGTGCTTCCCTTGACAGTGCAGGACCTGGACTTTGTAGCAAACTTCCTGGATATGTTTGCTATGAACACACTGGACACACATGATAATGCCTTGCTGACTTTGCTTTTTATCTACCATCCCTATGATGCCCAGAGAGTCGGTCAGGTGGATGTTTTTGCTGGAGTCAAAGCCATGGTAGGAGAGTTAGAGAAACGCTATGCGGAAGTTAAAATCCCGTGGATTAGTGTTAAAACGGAGGTGCCATCGCAAGTGAAGCTCATGGATATAGTCTCAAAGAAGCACCCTGTGGACACACTGTTTTTCTTGGCCAGCGTCTGGACAGAAATCAACATGGAGTTTCTGAACCGTTGCCGCATGAATACCATCAGCAATTGGCAAGTCTTTTTCCCTGTGCATTTCCAGGAGTTCAACCCTGCGCTGGTGTACCGTGGTGAGCAGACAGCATCCTCCAGCACTGACTTCCTGAGAGATGGGCATTTTGACAGACATTCCTTTGCTGAGGCCTGCTTTTATAATTCTGACTACATGACAGCGCGTACCAAGCTCGCAGCTGATATCCTGGACCGAGATGAGGTGCTGGAGAACATGGAGGTGTTTGATGTCTTCCTCCACTACTCTGGCCTGC